The region TCGGACGCCATGGTGTGGGAATAGCAGACCCAAACATCGAGATCTGAGTCGAGACTTTGGCCAATGGAAGAAGTACTGCCCATGCAGTAGACGCCAAAAATTTCATTGTGCCCAGATTCCAAGCCTTGATGGCCGTTGGCCGCTTGACATAAGTCATCAATAAATTCTTGTTGGCGAGCATTAGGTAAAAATTGGCACACACCCGCAGGTACATCACCCGGTACGAAACCAGGCAACAGGGGGTGATGGTAATGCAGCAACACCGGCAGTAGTTGGAATACTTGCTGCCCGTAACGGCTCATGACCGCGAGGGCATGGGCTTGTTTTTGCTCATTAAACTGATCACATCGCGCTAAGAGCTGATGAAAATTCTCGTGCAAATGTACAGGCCTTTGGTGGACCGACACGGACTCAAATCGAGTCAAAAGTGTGATCATGGTAACAATTTGGCAATAGATGAACAATATATGTCGCACCAAACCGCTTCAAGATGGTGCCTAAGCGGCTTTCTCCCCTGTAATGACAGCACAGGAATGATAATATCGAGTCATTAGTGGATATTGAGAAGAGATTCAAATGGCAAATCGCACCATACGTATAGCTACGCGCAAGAGTCTGCTGGCCCTGTGGCAGGCTCATTATGTTAAAGAGCAGCTGGAATTGCTGCATCCGCACATTACCGTTGAACTGGTGCCCATGACCACTAAAGGCGACGTGCTCTTGGACACACCTTTGGCCAAGATTGGCGGCAAAGGCTTGTTTATTAAAGAATTAGAGCAAGCTATGCTGGAAGGCAGAGCCGACATCGCCGTACATTCTATGAAAGACGTGCCAGTCGAGTTTCCTGAAGGTTTAGGCTTAACGGTAATTTGTGAGCGCGAAGACCCGCGCGATGCGTTTGTTTCCAATAACTATACCCATTTAGAGCAGTTACCTGCCGGTGCTGTGGTTGGTACCGCCAGCTTGCGCCGCGAATGCCAAATTCGCGCTCGTTATCCGCACCTAGAAATTAAAGTACTACGCGGCAACGTGCAAACCCGTTTGCGCAAGCTCGATGACGGCGAATATGACGCCATTATCTTGGCTGCCGCCGGCCTGAAGCGCTTAGATCTAGAAGACCGCATTGCCGGCTTAATGAGCCCAGAAGACAGCTTGCCCGCCAATGGCCAAGGTGCCGTGGGTATCGAATGCCGCGTTGATGACGCCGAGTTACTCGCATTATTAGCGCCTTTGGATCATTACGAGAGCCGCCTGCGCGTAGAAGCGGAGCGCGCCATGAATAAAGGCTTGATGGGCGGTTGCCAGGTGCCCATTGGTGCTTATGCAGAATTGCAAGGCGACCAGCTGTGGTTGCGCGGTTTAGTAGGCCGCCCTGATGGCAGCGAAGTGATTTATGAAGAAATGACTGGTCCTGCTACCCAAGGTAAAGAAATGGGTGCCGAAATGGCCAAGCGTTTACTCGCCCGTGGTGCCGATAAAATACTAGCCGAGGTGGTTGAGTCATGATCCCGTTGGTGGTGCGCCCCGAGCCTCAGGCCAGTAGTTTAAGCCAAGCTTTGCTTGCGGCCGGCCACCAACCGGTGACCAGCCCTTTGCTCAGCTTTGTAGAGGGTAATGAGCTCAACCGCCTACCCGCGTTACTGAGTTCGCTTTCAAGCGCAGATTATGTGATAGCGGTCAGCGTACAAGCGGTAAATTTTACGCATACTGCCTTACAGAGCAAAGGCTTAGTTTGGCCTAAGGCTCACTATATCGCGGTGGGCGAAGCCACCGGCAATGCCTTTGCCACCGTGGGCGTCTTAGGCGCCGCCGTACCGGACGACCCGCGCTCTGAGGGCATTATTGCGTTGCCCGGCTTAGATGAATTAACTGAGCGTCGCGTAGTTATTTTACGCGGTAACGGTGGGCGGCATATGATAGCGCCCACCTTGACCGGACGCGGGGCAAGGGTCGATTATTGTGAAGTATATCGTCGCCAATATCTTCAAGACCCAGATGGAAAACTGTTGAAAAGCTGGCAGAGCCAAGGTGTGGACAGTATTATCATCACCAGTGGTGGTTTATTAAGCCATATTGTGCAATTGGCAACGGCCAGCGCAAAGGACTGGCTGCTAAGCCGTTTATTGATTGTGCCCAGCATACGCGTAGTAGAAGAAGCCAAGGAGCTGGGCTTCACTCAGATCATAAATGCAGAAGGTGCATCCAATCAGGCTCTGATTGCCGCTCTGGATGAAAGGAACCCCAATGACAGACAAGACTGATAAGAACCAACAGCATAATAATACGGCTACCGGTGAGCAAAAATCTGCAGACCTAAGCAAGACTCCACTGACGGCAGCAGTCAGCAAGGGTGCCAGTGCGCCCGCGATGGCACCCGCAAGTACGCCCGACAGCGGTAAAACACAGCCTGCCACCTCTACTTTGGCTACCGATGCCAAAGCGGACGCGGTCAAGCCGGAGCCCACATTGAGCACCACTAGTACAGGCTCAACGAGCGGATCCAAGCCTGCAGACGCTAAGCTCGGTCAAAGCGAAACCGCCAACAGCCCGGCTCACGCTAAAAGTACGGCCGGTGCTACGGCTCCGCCACCGCCGCCCGTCGAGCCTACGCCTTCAAAAAGCTCAAACGCAGGCAAGGTGTTGGGCATTATCGCCATTATTATTGCCATCTTGTTGGCTGCCTTTTTATATTGGCATGGCCATAATCAAGCGCTCGCGCAAGCCGAACAGGTCCAGCAATTACAGCAGCAGTTGCAACAGCAACAGCAGCAAGTACAAGA is a window of Oceanisphaera sp. IT1-181 DNA encoding:
- the hemC gene encoding hydroxymethylbilane synthase gives rise to the protein MANRTIRIATRKSLLALWQAHYVKEQLELLHPHITVELVPMTTKGDVLLDTPLAKIGGKGLFIKELEQAMLEGRADIAVHSMKDVPVEFPEGLGLTVICEREDPRDAFVSNNYTHLEQLPAGAVVGTASLRRECQIRARYPHLEIKVLRGNVQTRLRKLDDGEYDAIILAAAGLKRLDLEDRIAGLMSPEDSLPANGQGAVGIECRVDDAELLALLAPLDHYESRLRVEAERAMNKGLMGGCQVPIGAYAELQGDQLWLRGLVGRPDGSEVIYEEMTGPATQGKEMGAEMAKRLLARGADKILAEVVES
- a CDS encoding uroporphyrinogen-III synthase, which translates into the protein MIPLVVRPEPQASSLSQALLAAGHQPVTSPLLSFVEGNELNRLPALLSSLSSADYVIAVSVQAVNFTHTALQSKGLVWPKAHYIAVGEATGNAFATVGVLGAAVPDDPRSEGIIALPGLDELTERRVVILRGNGGRHMIAPTLTGRGARVDYCEVYRRQYLQDPDGKLLKSWQSQGVDSIIITSGGLLSHIVQLATASAKDWLLSRLLIVPSIRVVEEAKELGFTQIINAEGASNQALIAALDERNPNDRQD